One region of Camelina sativa cultivar DH55 chromosome 6, Cs, whole genome shotgun sequence genomic DNA includes:
- the LOC104791038 gene encoding uncharacterized protein LOC104791038 — translation MVAVSENQKTKNNNNTLKFLCSYSGRILPRSIDGKLRYVGGFTRVLSVRHSISFTELMVKLEEFCGYAVELKCQLPNGDLETLISIKSDEDLVNIVEVYDRVHGGKIRAILSIPKPMSSPRSSGDLSPKSPLVYVVASSPSPPRYSLASPPAETLLLSRFRMRTAGEYSRCCNCRVHNRDAKLIWQ, via the exons ATGGTGGCCGTATCAGAGAATCAGAAAacgaagaacaacaacaacactctcaAGTTCCTCTGCAGTTACAGCGGCAGAATCCTCCCTCGTTCTATCGACGGAAAGCTCCGTTACGTCGGAGGTTTCACCCGAGTACTCTCCGTTCGTCACTCCATCTCTTTCACAG AGCTGATGGTGAAATTGGAAGAGTTTTGTGGATACGCCGTCGAGTTAAAATGTCAATTACCAAACGGAGATCTCGAGACGCTGATCTCGATCAAATCAGACGAAGATCTAGTCAATATCGTTGAAGTATACGATCGTGTACACGGAGGCAAGATCCGTGCGATTTTGTCGATTCCGAAGCCGATGTCGTCTCCACGATCTAGCGGAGATCTATCACCGAAATCGCCGTTAGTCTACGTCGtggcttcttctccttcaccgCCGCGGTACAGTTTGGCATCTCCTCCGGCGGAGACTCTTCTTCTCAGTAGGTTCCGTATGAGAACAGCTGGTGAATATTCTCGTTGCTGTAACTGCCGTGTTCACAACAGAGATGCTAAACTCATATGGCAATAA
- the LOC104791039 gene encoding pentatricopeptide repeat-containing protein At3g48250, chloroplastic, with product MYRSKAILSSLRNAYSQISTRSYLSRAQVGVSSNSSSPLDSFAIPSRFQWQYRTFTSKPDSMLQLVMENDWSKEVEEGLRKPDMSLTHETAIYVLRKLEKSPDKAYCFIDWVLRDSGLSPSSPLYSIMLRILAQQRSMKRFWMTLSEMKQGGFYLDEDTYKTVYSELNKAESKADAVAVAHFYERMLKDNAMYVVAKNVSAAVLKVDWGCEVERELQEMKLVLSDNFVIRVLKELRDHPLKALAFFHWVGGSSSGYQHSTVSYNAALRVLARPNSVTEFWSVVDEMKTAGHEMDLDTYIKVSRQFQKSRMMTEAVKLYEFMMDGPFKPSIQDCSLLLRSLSAGPNPDLDLVFRVSRKYESTGSCLSKAVYDGIHRSLTSVGRFDEAEEIVKAMRNKSYEPDNITYSQLVFGLCKAKRLEEARGVVDQMEAQGCYPDIKTWTILIQGHCKNNELDKAFACFANMLEKGFDIDSDLLDVLIDGFLSQDRIDGAYKFLMEMVKNANVRPWQSTYKTLIDKLLEIKKGEEALDLLQMMKKQNYPAYAEAFDGYLAKFGTLEDAKKFLDVLSSKDSPSFAAYFHVIEAFYREGRLADAKNLLFICPHHFKTHPKISELFGAAA from the coding sequence ATGTACAGATCAAAGGCAATCCTGTCATCTCTTAGAAACGCTTACTCACAGATCTCCACTCGATCGTATCTAAGCCGAGCTCAGGTGGGTGTTTCCTCAAACTCGTCTTCGCCTCTCGATTCATTTGCAATCCCTAGTCGATTTCAGTGGCAATATCGCACCTTTACTTCGAAACCAGATTCTATGCTTCAGTTAGTGATGGAGAATGATTGGTCTAAGGAAGTAGAGGAAGGGTTGAGGAAACCAGATATGTCTCTAACCCACGAGACTGCAATTTACGTTTTGAGGAAATTGGAGAAGAGCCCAGATAAAGCTTATTGCTTTATCGATTGGGTTTTAAGAGACTCAGGGCTTAGTCCAAGTTCTCCACTTTATAGCATTATGTTGAGGATTTTAGCGCAGCAGAGATCTATGAAACGGTTTTGGATGACTCTGAGTGAGATGAAACAAGGAGGGTTTTATTTAGACGAGGATACGTATAAGACTGTTTACAGTGAGCTTAATAAGGCGGAATCAAAAGCAGATGCTGTCGCTGTTGCTCATTTCTATGAGAGGATGCTTAAGGATAACGCAATGTATGTTGTTGCAAAGAATGTTTCTGCTGCTGTTTTGAAGGTGGATTGGGGTTGTGAGGTTGAGAGGGAATTGCAGGAGATGAAACTTGTCTTGTCGGATAATTTTGTTATTAGGGTGTTGAAGGAGCTAAGGGATCATCCCTTGAAAGCTTTGGCTTTTTTCCATTGGGTTGGTGGTAGTTCTTCTGGTTATCAACATAGTACCGTTAGTTATAACGCGGCATTGAGGGTTTTGGCTAGGCCTAACTCAGTTACGGAGTTTTGGAGTGTTGTTGATGAAATGAAGACCGCGGGGCATGAGATGGATCTTGACACTTATATAAAGGTTTCAAGACAGTTTCAGAAATCTAGAATGATGACTGAGGCAGTTAAgctttatgaatttatgatggATGGTCCGTTCAAGCCATCTATTCAAGATTGTAGTCTTCTGTTGAGGTCTTTATCGGCTGGTCCCAACCCggatttggatttggtttttcGTGTTTCGAGGAAATATGAATCAACTGGGAGTTGTCTCTCAAAGGCTGTTTATGATGGAATCCACAGGTCTTTAACCAGTGTGGGTAGGTTTGACGAAGCTGAGGAAATTGTGAAGGCTATGAGAAATAAGAGTTATGAGCCGGATAACATCACATACAGCCAACTCGTATTTGGGCTTTGTAaagctaagagattagaagaagCACGAGGAGTCGTAGATCAAATGGAAGCACAAGGATGCTATCCGGACATTAAAACTTGGACTATTCTGATCCAAGGGCACTGCAAAAACAATGAACTGGATAAGGCCTTCGCGTGTTTTGCCAATATGTTAGAGAAAGGGTTTGATATTGACTCTGATCTGCTTGATGTCTTGATAGATGGGTTTCTTAGCCAAGACAGGATAGACGGGGCGTATAAATTCCTTATGGAGATGGTGAAAAATGCTAATGTAAGGCCTTGGCAAAGCACTTACAAGACTCTTATAGACAAGCTGCTAGAAATCAAGAAGGGCGAAGAAGCGCTAGATCTTCttcagatgatgaagaagcaaaATTACCCTGCATATGCAGAAGCTTTTGATGGATACCTTGCAAAGTTTGGGACTTTGGAAGACGCTAAGAAGTTCTTGGATGTGCTAAGCTCCAAGGATTCTCCTTCCTTTGCAGCTTACTTTCATGTCATTGAAGCTTTCTATCGAGAAGGGAGACTTGCCGATGCAAAAAATCTTCTCTTCATATGTCCCCATCACTTTAAAACACACCCTAAAATCTCTGAACTCTTCGGTGCTGCAGCTTGA
- the LOC104698956 gene encoding uncharacterized protein LOC104698956, whose translation MTIERDTYQKTGCLNLECSGFVQVSNQFAVGSAFSPTSSYGGNQFDVTMFIWKDANDGNWWLIIDSSLIGYWPEKLFTHLAHGPAELVLWGGEIVNTHAATASTLPRIWVRATLQRKATARQASSAT comes from the exons ATGACCATCGAG CGGGACACATATCAGAAGACAGGGTGTCTTAATCTTGAATGCTCTGGATTCGTACAAGTCAGTAACCAGTTCGCAGTAGGTAGTGCATTTTCTCCTACCTCTTCTTACGGCGGCAACCAGTTTGACGTAACAATGTTCATCTGGAAG GATGCTAACGATGGGAACTGGTGGCTGATCATTGATTCATCGTTGATCGGGTATTGGCCGGAGAAACTGTTCACGCATCTAGCTCATGGCCCGGCGGAGTTGGTACTGTGGGGTGGCGAGATTGTGAACACACACGCAGCTACGGCCAGCACACTACCACGCATATGGGTTCGGGCCACTTTGCAGAGGAAGGCTACGGCAAGGCAAGCTTCTTCCGCAACCTGA
- the LOC104791040 gene encoding probable serine/threonine-protein kinase WNK3: protein MREDEKNSEDEFVEVDPTGRYGRYKEVLGKGAFKQVYRAFDQLEGIEVAWNQVKLDDKLSSSDNLDRLYSEVHLLKTLNHKSIINFYTSWIDHQHMTINLITEVFTSGNLRQYRKKHKCVDLRALKKWSRQILEGLVYLHSHDPPVIHRDLKCDNIFINGNQGEVKIGDLGLAAILHRARSAHSVIGTPEFMAPELYEEDYNVLVDIYAFGMCLLELVTFEYPYSECTNAAQIYRKVTSGIKPASLLNVTNPQVRAFIEKCIAKVSERLSAKELLDDPFLKCYKDKNENVSSHKENGCNGRGIEDDILESTVGLTVEGQRKDLNTIFLKLRITDSKGQIRNIHFPFNIETDTSFSVAIEMVEELDLTDDQDISTIAKMIDVEIHSHIPDWTPSRLNGDDSAIHKCLSSPLHLDKFPSGRKFWSSPKAGAGDSRSPFAPRSNSKLSLLSQGPISQDVGVIVEKLETLLRKQREEIEEMQRDQERIVSEFLKEFPPEVCEEALVRLQLKDSDSLLC, encoded by the exons ATGCGAGAAGACGAGAAAAACTCCGAGGATGAATTCGTTGAAGTCGATCCCACTGGTCGCTATGGCCGG TATAAAGAAGTTCTAGGCAAAGGAGCTTTCAAACAAGT ATACAGAGCATTTGACCAACTTGAAGGGATCGAAGTTGCTTGGAACCAAGTTAAGCTAGACGATAAACTCTCTAGCTCAGACAATTTAGATCGTCTTTACTCTGAAGTTCACTTGCTCAAAACCCTTAACCACAAAAGCATCATCAATTTCTACACTTCTTGGATCGATCACCAACACATGACCATCAACCTCATCACCGAAGTCTTCACCTCCGGAAACCTTAGACA GTACCGGAAGAAGCATAAGTGTGTTGATCTAAGAGCATTGAAGAAATGGTCAAGGCAGATTTTAGAAGGGCTTGTTTATCTTCATAGTCATGATCCTCCTGTGATCCATAGAGATCTTAAATGTGATAACATTTTCATTAATGGCAACCAAGGTGAGGTCAAAATTGGTGATCTCGGGCTAGCCGCCATTCTTCACCGTGCGCGCTCAGCTCATAGCGTTATCG GAACACCTGAATTTATGGCACCGGAACTCTATGAAGAGGACTATAATGTACTAGTCGATATATATGCGTTCGGAATGTGTTTACTCGAGCTGGTAACTTTCGAGTATCCGTATTCGGAATGTACAAATGCTGCTCAGATTTATAGGAAAGTTACATCG GGAATCAAACCAGCCTCACTTTTGAATGTGACTAATCCACAAGTGAGAGCATTCATAGAGAAATGTATCGCAAAGGTTTCCGAACGCTTGTCTGCCAAGGAACTACTTGATGACCCTTTTCTAAAATGCTACAAGGACAAAAACGAAAACGTTAGCTCTCACAAag AAAATGGCTGCAATGGAAGAGGAATTGAAGATGATATCTTAGAGTCTACGGTAGGTTTAACTGTAGAAGGCCAACGTAAAGACCTCAACACAATCTTCCTAAAACTACGAATCACCGATTCCAAAG GCCAAATCCGCAATATCCACTTCCCATTTAACATAGAGACAGACACATCTTTCTCAGTCGCCATCGAAATGGTCGAAGAACTAGACTTAACCGATGATCAAGACATCTCAACGATAGCTAAAATGATCGATGTAGAGATACATTCACACATCCCCGACTGGACTCCTTCTCGTCTTAACGGAGATGATTCAGCTATACACAAATGCTTGTCTTCTCCGCTGCATCTAGACAAATTCCCTTCAGGGAGAAAATTCTGGTCCTCTCCTAAAGCTGGAGCTGGAGATTCACGTTCGCCCTTCGCGCCACGGTCTAATTCTAAGCTTTCTTTATTATCACAAGGACCGATCAGTCAAGATGTTGGGGTTATAGTAGAGAAACTTGAGACTCTGCtgaggaaacagagagaggaGATTGAAGAGATGCAGAGAGATCAAGAACGTATTGTTTCTGAGTTTTTGAAAGAGTTTCCTCCTGAGGTATGTGAAGAGGCTTTGGTAAGATTACAACTCAAAGATTCTGATAGCTTACTATGTTAG
- the LOC104698955 gene encoding F-box protein At3g28330-like, with translation MCRVLPEPDDEVVAHYGCETWGLQRSLGSYITSFLNHRFNTQYPIITLVEAYTHVGLILITSGVKHTYYVANPISRQCVKIPHPPPTPTRGLFFTSGLVTQIENDVFLGYKVVLMDTSNVYVLSLLIYSSETGLWSFKTLQSSLPLSSLNGFNPISLNGSLHWIGSNSDYGEVLESHDFYATGKESDRCQATPFPDVGTKTKLRRVCTTSQGFIMYMNLVSQDKDDGHVKHKLRVWRLNSREWLLVSEISPACCETGFDYIPLTINPFDANTMYMMCKMHQCLASTNFHEDKFGRHNSLECCNDYQTLSFAGDCNLMEGLYHSYFCMFVLPRWLHKIPSSPS, from the coding sequence ATGTGCAGAGTCCTACCGGAACCGGATGATGAAGTCGTGGCTCACTACGGATGCGAGACTTGGGGTCTTCAACGATCTCTTGGATCTTATATCACTTCTTTCTTAAACCACAGATTCAATACTCAATACCCTATTATTACACTCGTCGAGGCTTACACCCATGTTGGCTTGATTTTGATCACTTCTGGTGTAAAACACACTTACTATGTGGCTAATCCGATTTCGAGACAATGTGTCAAAATCCCTCATCCTCCTCCTACACCTACACGTGGTCTTTTCTTCACCTCTGGACTTGTCACACAAATTGAGAACGACGTTTTTTTAGGTTACAAAGTGGTCTTGATGGATACAAGTAACGTGTATGTCCTGAGTTTACTGATATATTCATCCGAGACAGGATTGTGGAGTTTCAAAACACTCCAATCTTCTCTCCCTTTGTCTTCTCTGAATGGTTTCAACCCCATTAGCTTGAACGGAAGCCTTCACTGGATCGGCTCCAACAGCGACTATGGAGAGGTTCTTGAATCCCATGATTTCTACGCTACTGGTAAGGAATCTGATCGATGTCAAGCTACACCTTTCCCTGACGttggaaccaaaacaaaattaagaagagtTTGCACAACATCTCAAGGATTTATCATGTACATGAACTTGGTCTCCCAAGACAAAGATGATGGACATGTAAAGCATAAGTTACGTGTATGGAGGCTAAATAGCCGGGAATGGCTATTAGTATCTGAAATATCTCCAGCTTGTTGTGAGACCGGTTTCGATTACATTCCGCTGACAATAAACCCTTTTGATGCTAATACAATGTACATGATGTGCAAGATGCATCAATGTTTGGCGTCTACTAACTTCCATGAAGACAAGTTTGGGCGTCACAATAGCTTGGAATGTTGCAATGACTATCAAACTCTGAGTTTTGCCGGCGACTGTAACCTGATGGAAGGCCTTTACCACTCATACTTTTGCATGTTTGTTCTCCCGCGTTGGCTGCACAAGATCCCTTCCTCGCCTTCTTGA
- the LOC104791036 gene encoding uncharacterized protein LOC104791036, with protein sequence MVQELNKTNDFFRFVRLMRETFQKSTLSEVPTHSEHLQQETSVISASAPAISFSTDTNISTPENRRSKVQVNRRQKRASDSPLLSPVSTSATRRSSRLKGKK encoded by the exons ATGGTTCAAGAATTGAATAAAACCAATGACTTTTTCAGATTTGTTCGTCTGATGAGGGAGACGTTTCAGAAGTCCACTTTATCTG AGGTGCCAACACATTCAGAACATCTGCAACAGGAAACCTCTGTCATATCTGCTTCAGCTCCAGCTATATCATTTTCCACTGATACAAACATTTCAACTCCAGAGAACAGGAGATCTAAGGTTCAAGTGAATCGGCGACAGAAAAGAGCTAGCGATTCACCACTCCTGTCTCCAGTATCCACGTCTGCCACTCGGCGTTCTTCTCGCCTTAAG GGTAAGAAATGA